The sequence tatatgatcatactgtgaacagttgattgtataccatggatgactgtatggtttgtgaatgtatttcaataaaactgaattaaaaaaaaaaaaaaaaagagtatatgtACATCTAGGTGTTTGGGTGTCATTTTAGAAGATCAGGTTAAGCAAAGAAATGTTACATTTatgggttttctttgttgtttttttagcAAACATagcttactatgtgccatgtTTTACATGCTTTTacatgtattagctcatttaatcataCATCTCCGTCTACTTGTAGTCTAGCTTTGGTAAAAGAAAGTTTTTGATTTATTCTGGTAGTTTGAGCCATGTGCCCggcaaagacatgctcaagttcTAACACCACCCTCTGCCCCATCCTGTAGGCGAGTCTTGTGAACAAGATCTTCAAGGATCTTATTTAGACGAGGCCACATTCCATTGGGGGGAACTGGAGTCctcataaggagaggaaatccAGATAAAGTCATGTACAATTGAGCAGGAGCAGAAAGCCCCAGGAGACCAAGGAGACAGTTCGCCATGTGTTGGAGGCAGACATTGAGTGATGGAGAGCCAACGAGCCACCACCAGAACGCTGCAGGCTCAGGGGAGAAGGCATGGaatgccaacaccttgattttgtacttctagcttccaaaactgtgagccaacaaattcctattgtttaagccaaccagtttgtggtggTTATAGCAGtctcagcaaactaagacaattgtTATTTCAACCAGCAACTTCTTGAGTACCTCCTATGCACTGGGTACTAGGCTAGAGGCTGGGGGATACTGATATGAGGAAGACACAGTCGCTGCCCTGAAGTAGCCTGATTCAGTGCAGGGGTTTGTAAGGGATGGTGCCTAATCAGCAATATCGGAGTCACCTCAGAACGTCTTACAAATGCAAATTCCTATGCCCCATCCCAAGCTtcctgaatcagaaattctggggatGGGGGCAGCAAAATGTTTTAACAAGCTCACCAGGTGATACTAACGTGATTCTAACACCCACTCAAATTTGTTAACCATTAATACCAAATGTGAGATATGTGGAAGAAACATCCACCTAAATGGATCATAATGCAAAAACTAATGTGCTCTTGGGATCTGATGGAAGTGCCTGAGGACGAGAaaaagtttcattcattcatgttcaTTTAGCACACATTTAATGTTCTCATGCTATGTGCCAGGGCCCATGCTGGATGCAGAAGACCCAAAGATAAGAGAGATACTGTTTTCAAGGAGCTCATTAAAGAGGTGACATATGAGATGGGTTTTTACAAAAAAGCCAGTAGTTTAAATACATAATGCATCTATATTATGGTCtgtttgtaaaataaatgaaaaatgataataaaaaatagaacaaGTAATTATTATGATGGCATTGAAGGCAGTTATTTGAAACTCAAAGCAGAATTATGGCCCTAAATTGTTAAATGTGAAGTATTTTTTAACTGTTACATTCACTTTGAAggtcatttttttcatatttggatatataaatttttaattttaatttggtaacatttcctattttatggcataacatttcctattttaaccactttcgagTATACAActcagtgttaattacattcataatgttgtactgtcatcaccaccatccattattaaaatCTCAGATATTTTGGCAGCTAATGATAAAGCATTTGTAatataaatatcttaaatattttactaCCAACAAAAGGAACCAGAACCCAAAGTCCTCAGTATATATTTTGTTCATGATTCATTTGTTCAacgaacatttattgagtgtctgctaAGGGGAAGCACTGTGCATGCTAGTGATCAGGTGGGAGATTAAAAGGTAATATatgtagtacaaatataaaaatgtgctatcatcaattgtaacaaatgttccacaccaatgcaaggtgttggtggtggggtgatatataagaatcctgtattttatgcatgattattctgtaaaaccacaatttctctaaaaataataaagtaatgtCTGAACCCTGTCCTGAAGGAATTTACAATCTAGTGAGGTTATAACACAACGGAGGGCAGTATCTGCTAGGTTCCCTTAGCTTTGTTCTTATCAAGTATAAGTaccaaataaaaatgttaatgaatAAAATCTCTTGAACTTTGAGTAATGtaaaaattttcataatactTAAAATTTTGAGTGTCTTATGGTTTCTAAATGGTACTGCAGTACTCCCTTTCCATGGGTCTCAGGAGAGGGATAACCGGGAGATGGGTTCAGATTTTGCATATTGAACACCATGATGAGAACACTTAAAGTTAGGACATCCGAATACCTGCCGCAGCCTAGTTCTAAGACATTCTGTTCAattttgggcaagtcatttaatctctttcagATCAGCTTCCTCAGcactaaaatgaaatgaaagaactgTACAGAATAACTTCCTCCCAGCTCTGAAATTCAGTTTCTAGAAAGGAAGTATCACATACATAagggataaagaaaaaatcagaaacacCTTTCAGCTTTATCTTGCCTTCTGATTTAGCATATCACTTATTTTCCAATACTCTTTCCAAGATTTATCTTTTGGCAGTAAGTTCAACAAAGTGATACATCACAAAGGATGCAGACAATGACCATTTAGAACATGTCTgcaagtttaaattttaaataaagatgggATGTATTCTCTCCCATGAAAGATGATACAAGCAGAAAAGATCTCTTGGTAAATTAATCTCTAGGGATTAGATTTTGTCACCCATGACAATTTGTTTAAACTAAAAACGATTACTTCATTGTAGTTATTAGTAACTGCAGGAACAAGGTACTTGAAATTTGGAGTCTTGCTACTAACTCATTCTACGATCTTGAACAAATTATCCTCTTTGTGCCACAGTTTCCTCTCCTGATAAAATAGGCATTCTAATAATACATACCCTCATAGGACTGCcatgaggagtaaatgagataatctagGTAAAATGCAGTATCTGGAAGACAGCAAATGTCTAATCAACAAACGACTGTTATGACTAGCGTTTCTCAGCTGGTTATTACTTTTACCTGTGAGCAGGTTAATTCAGGGTATTAAGAAACAAATAACTTGAGTGCTTCTATGTCAGAGGTGCTAttaattagaagaaataaaataatgtctcTGGCCTTACTAAGCAAAACATTTTATTGAAGGAGGATTAGGAGACaaacagttaaaaaagaaaagaaaaaaaaatacacgaTGATTTCAGACGCAATAAGTGTCATGTTTAGGCAACGTATATCACCCCTCCCCTCCCGACACTTTCCCGCCCGGCTGCCCTGGGAACCCTTTCGGCACATGCTGTTAGAGGTTACATAAGGTACGACCAATCGTGGCCAATTCCGTGAACTTCGCTCTTTCCGCTCTTCCAATGGCAGAGATTCCTGCCATTCTCTTCCCGCTTTTATCTCTTCTTCCTCCGCAGCATCCGCCCACTCGCGTAGCACAGGACCGCACCACAGCGCGAGAGACTGGACGAGCGGGGCGCGCGGCGCATCCGGCATGACGACACGCGCGAGTCCCCGCCCGGCAAACGTCACTTCCGGGACGCTTCTTTCGCGGAGCCTTGTGGGTGGCCGGTCGGGGTCTTCTGGCGAGGACGATGGCGGGGGATGTGGGCGGTCGCGGCTGCCCTGATTCGGAGCTGTTGTTGCACCCAGAGCTGCTGTCCCAAGAGTTCCTTCTTCTCACTCTGGAGCAGGTTGGGAGCGCCGGGGGGCGGAGAACGGGTGGGTGGGCCTGCTTGAGAGAGGtgctgggatctgagttcccccGAAGTAACCCTCGGTAGCCGCGGACGCTCTCGCCGCTCTTCCCCCCCCCCCGTTTCTGCAACTCTGCATGCAGACAAAACAGGTCTCGCTCCACCCCCTCTATCCGGAAAAAGAGACTTCTttaaaatatcaggaatttctgGGAAATAGGACTTACCTTTCTGGGTCCTTGATGCGGGGAAAGCGGAGTCCTGGGCGAACTCCGCGGCCTGTAAGTAagcaaaagctgagaaagagagagaacggGGAGGAAgggtagaaaaagagaaattgagaGTAGAAATCATGGACTGTTTGGGATGGAAGGCATCTTAGAAATCACCTATTCCACGCACCCTCATTTCGTTTGaagatgaagaatctgaggcccagagaggtgaagtgacttacTTAAGGTCACACCGTCTGAAAATGGCACAGCCAGGAGGAGAATTCAGGACTCCTGGTTTTGTAGGTCCTGTCCTTTTTCAGCGGGTGTTGCCTCTGATGGTaggtgaaaaataagaaaaaagtgatGTTTTGTTTAAGGTGGTAGAGAATTATTGAAagttcccttgtgattttttgtagCATGTTTTGCCCTCTCTTTGATAGTTATATTTGATATTGTTTTTCGCCTTTCTCTGAAATCCTCAAGCCCCCCTGCTAGGTAGATTATTTTAGTGATGACAGTTACCATACAtacaccagtggttctcaaagatTTTAGGTATACATCAAAGTCACCTAATGGCATATTAAAACTCGATTGCTGGCTCCATCCCCAGCAATCGATTCAGTAGGTGTGGGTGtagcctgggaatctgcatttttgacaattttttgcTGCTTGTCCAGGGACTACACTTTGAGAACTACCGCCTTAGAGCAGTGCTTCTGAAACTAGTGTGCCTATGAGCCTTCTGAGGATCTTGTCCAAGAGAATTCCTAGGATTTTCCCATACCTAGTGCGCATAGGGTAGAAATTCATAATAAATGATGGTCCAGTATATGAGAGAGAAAAGTATGTgttcttgatttttaaagaaaaagagaaattgggATAAATTTACAGAggacatagatttttttttttttttttgccaattgtATTAAACACAAATGTTGTCAAGCCTTGATTAAAAGAAGAGTCTATGATTTCATTTTCAGCCTCATTTTTCCTTCCGAAGTCTATACTCCATCTCCATAACTATTCCTGTACCTTATGCTGCTTGTGTTCCATGAGGTTGAGAACAAATTGGGAAATGAAGGAGAGTGAGTTTATTTAGATAGGGATGCTCAGCCAGTGACTGGAAGCTACTTGAAAGGGCCTGTGATAACATGGGGAGCAAGTTCCAATGATGGACTGTTGTTGTCCTCAGTGAGAAGACTGAAATCTTGTAATTACCTTCAGTATAAGAGGCACTACATTAGAGGAACATGGGAAATAATATACGGGGTGAGACTTCCAGCTCACTAATCTGCTCATGATAGTAACACTCAGGATAGGTTTGTAGGAGAATGTTGTGGTAGTTACCACTGctggctttttcttttgtctattttcCCCAAGCTGTTGTTCCCTTATTCGGTAGCCTTTATAGATTCAGAATGATTCTCCTGGAAATGGTCTTCATTCCTGGTGTGTTGGCCGAAGGTTTGTGGGCCGAGTCAGTCCTTGCCATGCTGAGGACATGTGACCATTGTCTTCAAGATGAAATAGATCTACTAATTGCAGAGCTTAACCTATTTATAATAACACTTCTTGCAATAGCTTATAGGACTGTTAAGCAtgtatgtgattgtgaaaatagTTTCATAATTTGTTAAGCATTAATGTTTTACCATGTTAGGCAGTTGGTTAGTTATTAAAATAAAGGATGTTGTTTTGAAATTACTTGTGTTTCCTTTTACACAGAAGAACATAGCTGTTGAGAATGatgttaaaataaacaaagatgaTCTTACTGAACTTTATGTTCAACATGCGATACCATTGCCTCAGAGGGATTTGCCAAAGAATAGATGGGGAAAAatgatggagaagaaaagacaaCATGAGATAAAAAATGAGATGAAAAGGTAATTTTTAGTTGTTCTAGTTTCCATTTTATCTTCTATTACTAAACAatgtttcttctgttttccctGGGTAAACCTAAGTAAAATAATCATGTATTCAACAACTATTGATCAACAGGCACTGTGCTATTACAGtgaataaaactgacaaaaatccCTGCTCATGTTTTAATAGGGAGAAACGGTAAGAAAGATAAGTAAAAtatgtgataagtgctatggagaaaagtaAAACAGGAAGAAGGATTGCAATTTTAGGTAAAGTGGCCAGAAAAGGCCTTACTGAGAAATGACATTTCAATAGAGAGACTTGTGGAAAGTGGAGAGTAAGCTAACATTTCAGGGAGTATGAACAAGGCCTAGGGTCAGGAGTGTGCCCATTGTATACCACAAACAACAAAGAGGCCTAATGACTAGAATGGAGAGAATCAAAGGGAGAGTAGTAGGAGAAAGgtttggtggggggtgggaagatTGTCAGACCACGTTGTTTTATGAATCGTTGTAAGAACTTTGGTTCTGCTCTAAGACGAGAAGCCATTagagggtttttttgttgttgtttctaaatacaattttttttgagGGACCAGACTCAACAAAAATGTTGattggctctttttttaaaatttctttattgtagtaacaaatatatagcttacaattttccattttaaccacattcaagtttGCAATTCAGTAGTAATGATTACatacacagtattgtgctactgtcaccagtGTCCATTACCTCTACTTTTCATTGCCTCAAACAAAATCTTCACACATTAAACTAACTTTCCCTTCCTGCCGCACGCCTCTACCCCTGGTAACTGTAaactactctctgtctctataaaGGTTGCTTCTTCTAGCTGTTTATACAAGCAAGATCCTGGAGGGTATTGAACAGTGATGACACATCTGCTATAGGTTTTAGCTGGATCACTCTGGTTGCTGTATTGTGAAGTCCTTTAAGGTGGGGAGGTGAGGTACAAGGATGGAAGCAAGGAGACCAATTAGGAGGCTGTGCAGTAGTCCTGGTAGTAGATATTGGTGACTTTGACTGAGGTGGTAGTAGTGGATGTGATAAGTGGTTGGAGTCTGGGTGTACTTTGTAGGTAGAACCAGTAGGTTTTGCTGAAgtatgagaaaaagagaagagtcaGGTAAGACTTGAAGGACTTTGAGAATAAGAAATGGGTAGACTGTCACATAGCTTTGGATACACTATTAAAAGTATTCAGAAAAGTTAACATAAAACCACAAGTAAAATAAATTCCTTAGTTAATGAGGAAAAGATTTTCCAAAATTCCTAAGTGAGCTAGtgtcttttcttctcttatgTCTATGTTATTACAAATGGGTGCTATAGGtcaattgttttgtttcttttttatgtccttcTATAAAACACTGTCAGACAATGCACAAGGGACAGTAGAAGACAGAGTGGGAGGGTGGAGATAAAGGGCACAGCCATGGTCAATACTAGTGACACATGTAGTTCTGAGTTGATTAGTAGTTGTAATCTGTGGTTACAAAGAAAAATTCAAGATTAAATAGGGAGATTATTCCCCAAGAATGAGAATAGTTGAATACATTGCTTAtaatcttttgaaaaataaatgcatgtacAGTCTGGcctttgatcaagaaggcatttcAGTTCAGATGAAGCATCATTAGCTTGATGGTTGCGTATTGGTGCAGGCTCTGTGTTAGTGTTAACTGTTCAGGAATCTGGATTATGCTTGATATAGTTTTCATTGTACTTTTGTTGATTCTTATtaagagtattttttttcttgattgacaCATTCAGGCACGTTGTACTAAGCAAAGCTTTCAGTGCTGGCAATATTTTCCTTCAAAGCAAGACTCAGGAGAGTTTGTAGTAGTCCTTTCATATCATTTTGGAATGCATCTTTGGCTTCATTTCTAAAATCCAGGttaatttttgaatgacagtATTAAAGCTGCCAGGATCTAAAAGATCAAGTGTCTGTGAGAGACAGAGGAACTGAGATCCAGAGAAGTGttgtgacttgcccagggtcacaaagAACTAGGACCAGATCTGTAGTGCATTGCTTCTCAAACTGTAGTGTGCCTGTGAATCGTAGATTGAACCCTCTCATGAGCTGATGAGCTCTACTCTTACTTCACTCTATTTCCCTCCTGCAATGGTAGTGGATGCAGTGAGCTTATTCTTTCATCTTCTACCAAATGATGTTCAGTGGTGACACAAGAATTGATGAGTTTGGCTAGTCACCTGGGGATCAGTTAGAAAGCAGATTTCTGGTTTAGTAGTTTGGGATAGGGCCCcatattctgcatttctaacacatTCCCAAGGTGTGATGGTGATGCCGTTGGTTCCTGGACTACATTTTTAATTGCAAGGCTGAAATGTTCTTCcttattattttaacatatttaattaaaagtttttttccccataaataaACCCGTTGTATAACTTGAAGTATAAATGAATAGTGAACaaatttaatttttgcatagaATATAACTTTAGGTGAACTTTACGGTTAAAAGTAGAGattaaattttcacaaactgagtGAGAAGATTTGTCATATTTTACAGTTACAAATTGTACAAATGTTACAGTTAGTTTAGAAAATGCCTTGGCTTTAGAGACCTTTAATGAATGCAGTAGAATGTTCTGTCTTCTTGTTCAGAGACTGCCACTGAGATAGTCTTGGTGTAGTTTTACAGTTTATTTGTTCTAAATAATAACTGGTGAATGGTCAAGATAACACTTATCACTaagctgggtttttttttgtttgtttttgttttgtttctttttaggtACTAGGAAATCGTGTTTTAAATGTTATGGTtagtttgatattttaaaaataactatgtgCATACATTAAAGCTAACCTTAAATTTctcataaacaaatatttttaactttaaaataagtcactagaaaattaaaatttcatttagagTAGACCTAGGAAATTTCATTTCCAGTATACTCAAAATAGATTAGTCTTACCACATCTTTTTTTGGTTAGTTGTTTTAACTTTGAATTTCACTGAACTGGTTTGCCATTCCAGATTGTATTTTTCAAGAATGCATCTCTTTTGATTTCAGGAGTAACACTGTAGATGGGTTAAGGAAAAGACCTCTCATTGTATTTGATGGCAGTTCAACAAGCACAagcataaaagtgaaaaagacagaaaatggagataatgatcgACTAAAGCCCCCCCCTCAGGCAAGCTTTACCAGTAATGCCTTTCGAAAATTATCAAATTCCTCTTCAAATGTTTCACCCCTAATTTTGTCTTCCAATTTGCTTGCGAATAATAAAATGGAACACAATAATAATGACACTAAACAGAACCATGACTTAACGCATAGGAAAAGTCCTTCCGGCCCTGTAAAGTCACCACCACTGTCCCCTGTTGGAACTACTCCCGTGAAGTTAAAGCGAGCTGCTCCTAAAGAAGAAGCAGAAACCATGGTAAGCGTGGGGGTGCTTCCCATACTAATATGAGGTGTGAACGAAACCCAGGTGGTCTGCCTACTAGCCCCAGAAGTGTCAGGTGTGCTTTATGCTGTTCTTGAACTCTTTAATGGTTTTAATGTTATATCTCATTACCTTTTTGTGTTTTGAATCACAGGATTTTAAGAACCATGATCATAAACTCATATTTTGAGAGTGCActcaatttatttctgcttaaaatGTGTAAAGAGAATCTCTTAGGCATTTTTCGTAGATTTTTCTCATTTAGCCCTTTAACTTGCAACTAAAAGAGGGAAGTATTCCTTTATTACTGtgactcagaaagttaagtaatttgtccagggtcaaacatttattaagtagcATTTTGGAACTTGACCTTAAGTTTGCCTGTTTGCGCTTACCTTAAAACCTCACTGGAATCTTTTTAAGATTTacacctgcctcccctccccttcaaATGTACATACCATTGGAAAGATAGGGGAAATTTAGGGGAGTCTGTTATGTTCTGCTCTCTGCTTTGTTTAAACATCTCTAGCTTGGATTTCCATATGCTGGCAAATTTGCTACAGTTAAAcaatttatttagagattaatttgtgagatttaatatatatatgtatatatatgtgtgtatgtgtgtatgtgtgtgtgtgtgtgtgtgtgtgtgtatagttgaTCCTTCCCTAAGCTCCTCAGAAaagtgatttcatttttaaatactgagCAATTTTATAGTCTTGATTCTTGTAGTATGTTTTGGCTTTATTGCCATCTTCTATTTGTGTGTCAAACAGATCCAGACTTAAAGTAGTTCAAACGTTTTTTTCAAGTAATAGACTGTattagaggaaaaagaaagctaCTGTGTTCCCAACAGGCCCCAAGTTCTTTCAGCTACCTTATGAAATGGGCACCATAGTTATTCCCATTTCATAGGTGATGAAacagatgcttagagaatttAATTGAACTTGTCCAAGGTTCCACCTTTAATAAGAGTTTGAATTCAGGTCTGTTTCATCCCAAAGCATGTACTTATTATAGCATTTTGCTGTCTGCATACTTATTTTAGCTACTTCtgtaagggaaagaaaagagggtGATGGAGGAGAGTcagaaaaaaatccagatttcaaATACTGCAGTAAGAAGTGAGCCTTgaggatttttattttcagtgtctTAAAAAGCATTTCTCTAccaaatgaaattttattctttcagaggtgtgatttaaaaaaaaaaaaagaaagtctttcttttttctattgtcAACATTTCCCTCTAATTTTGGATtgggaagaagagggaggagatgGGCTAAGCAGGGAGGAAGCAGTGATTTTCAACTCTTAACTGCACGTTAGGATCAACTGAGaagtttttaacaaaaataaaaaatcagagcCCATCTCCTTTACTCACCATAGATTCTGATCTAATTGATTCTGGGGTCAGGCCTAGGCATGTTTTTAAATGCTCTGGGAGATTATAATGTACAAACAGTTGAGAACCAGAAGACTAGAAAAATGAGAGCCAGGAgaggctttatttatttatatttaaaaatttcctcctGTTCATTAAATATATTCCCACCAGATGGCAGCAGTGATCAACCATTACTGTACTAATAGTAAACCTTGGTGATAGTTACTTTCTGACATTTTTGcaagtataaaattatttttgccaATGTCTTTTCAGAATAATCTGAAGCCCCCAGAAGCAAAGAGGAAGATACAACATGTTACGTGGCCATGAAGGAAAGTTtccaaaaatgtaaatataattgtAACTGTAGTTTTTCAGACAGGTTCACATTTATTGACAGTATTTAATGAGATCCTGATTATTGTGGAATTTTCTTAAGAGGTTTAAAATTAGgttcataaaatatattgtttccttttctttctttcatttttcctttcttccttgaaaattctttcttctccttccctgaATAGGAAAGAATTTCTTTGTGAACTAATGACTTAGTATAAGTCATTTTATATTGTTCCTAGTCAAATCACTAGCTGCAAGTCTGGTATAGAACATCCAgttaattttagaaattattctCATTAGTCTCTTTCAGAGTCTAGGGaaatttgagattaaaaaaaaacgaCAAACTGTATCAATTcactattttaattaatttcttttcccaAGCAAACATATGTAACAGTGCATCACAATATTTTAATAAGTATTGCCAAACTCATCCTCAAGGATTCACcaagaaaagcattttttaagTGCCACTGGAAAACTAATCAGAATATACAAATCAATTGCTAGTCTTTAAGTGCTTGCATTGCTTCTTCCCAAGAAAATCAAAAGGGAATTCATTGCTTGCTGTTGCTCCTCCTCTTGCATTGGTAGCAGAATAAATTCATTGTGAATCGCTTGGTCAGTTTCACACTTGATCCATCTTTTTGAATTTTCTTGTCATGCAGTTGTCCTACCTACTCCTTCCGTGAGCAGTCTGTGATCTCACTGTGCGTTCAGGTATCGCTCCCTCTTAGGagctcatctttttaaaattaaggttaTTTAAGTATCTTCAGGCTAGGTAATCATGTTAGAGGTGGTACCTGATGGcagaaagtttagagaatagGAAGAAAGGAGTAGAATTCCAGGACTTAGGAGAATCCAGGAAGTTACAGAGGGTGTTGATGGCTGTGATCTGTAGTAGGCAGTAGAGGAGATGCTAAAGTCAGGACATCACTTCGGAGTACAGCATAGGAAAAACATACCCATTGCCAGATGGGGTTCCCTCTGGGTTTAATATAGACGGCTTCCCACAGGGCTGTCACACACAGGATTATCTGTGAAAgccttttggtttttttgttgttgttgttgttgttaaagtgGTTTAATGTATAATGGAGGTCTGTGAGAAGATAGGCTTTATCTCATATTCATGAGTTCTAGTGTGAACTTTTCTGCTATATATTTCTATCCAAGAACAAAGGATACTTTATACTTTTTCCTTTGCATGATTGATCTTCAAATTGGGGTTTGCCTTTTTCAATAGTTTTTAGAGGAGTCTTATTCCTCTTCTGATGTTAAAACAGGCATTTGAGTTCAGCTATTGAACagccttaaaaaaattaattcagcctTGCAGGT is a genomic window of Choloepus didactylus isolate mChoDid1 chromosome 17, mChoDid1.pri, whole genome shotgun sequence containing:
- the C17H2orf49 gene encoding ashwin isoform X1; this encodes MAQPGGEFRTPGFVGPVLFQRVLPLMKNIAVENDVKINKDDLTELYVQHAIPLPQRDLPKNRWGKMMEKKRQHEIKNEMKRSNTVDGLRKRPLIVFDGSSTSTSIKVKKTENGDNDRLKPPPQASFTSNAFRKLSNSSSNVSPLILSSNLLANNKMEHNNNDTKQNHDLTHRKSPSGPVKSPPLSPVGTTPVKLKRAAPKEEAETMNNLKPPEAKRKIQHVTWP
- the C17H2orf49 gene encoding ashwin isoform X2 — protein: MAGDVGGRGCPDSELLLHPELLSQEFLLLTLEQKNIAVENDVKINKDDLTELYVQHAIPLPQRDLPKNRWGKMMEKKRQHEIKNEMKRSNTVDGLRKRPLIVFDGSSTSTSIKVKKTENGDNDRLKPPPQNHDLTHRKSPSGPVKSPPLSPVGTTPVKLKRAAPKEEAETMNNLKPPEAKRKIQHVTWP